One Leclercia pneumoniae genomic region harbors:
- the galU gene encoding UTP--glucose-1-phosphate uridylyltransferase GalU, which translates to MAALNSKVTKAVIPVAGLGTRMLPATKAIPKEMLPLVDKPLIQYVVNECIAAGITEIVLVTHSSKNSIENHFDTSFELEAMLEKRVKRQLLEEVQSICPPHVTIMQVRQGLAKGLGHAVLCAHPVVGNEPVAVILPDVILDEFESDLSQDNLAEMIKRFDDTGSSQIMVEPVEDVTAYGVVDCKGIALQPGESVPMVGVVEKPKADVAPSNLAVVGRYVLSAEIWPLLAKTPPGAGDEIQLTDGIDMLIEKETVEAYHMKGKSHDCGNKLGYMQAFVEYGIRHQSLGEEFKGWLKETLGIKN; encoded by the coding sequence ATGGCTGCCCTAAATTCGAAAGTCACAAAGGCCGTTATCCCGGTTGCTGGGTTAGGAACCCGTATGCTGCCGGCAACGAAGGCAATTCCAAAAGAGATGCTGCCACTCGTTGATAAGCCATTAATCCAGTATGTGGTCAATGAATGTATTGCCGCTGGCATTACTGAAATTGTGCTGGTAACGCATTCATCCAAAAACTCTATCGAAAACCATTTCGATACCAGTTTTGAACTTGAAGCCATGCTGGAAAAACGTGTTAAGCGCCAGCTGCTGGAAGAAGTTCAGTCTATTTGCCCGCCTCACGTCACTATTATGCAGGTGCGTCAGGGTCTGGCAAAAGGTCTGGGTCATGCCGTACTGTGTGCACACCCGGTTGTAGGTAATGAACCTGTCGCGGTTATTCTGCCAGACGTTATCCTTGATGAATTTGAATCCGATCTTTCTCAGGATAACCTGGCTGAAATGATCAAACGTTTCGACGATACCGGCAGCAGCCAGATTATGGTTGAGCCTGTCGAAGACGTAACTGCATACGGCGTTGTAGATTGCAAAGGCATTGCGCTGCAGCCAGGCGAGAGCGTACCTATGGTAGGCGTCGTAGAGAAGCCTAAAGCCGACGTAGCGCCGTCTAATCTGGCGGTGGTAGGGCGTTATGTCCTGAGTGCGGAAATCTGGCCGCTGCTGGCTAAAACCCCTCCAGGCGCCGGTGATGAAATTCAGCTGACCGACGGTATCGATATGCTGATCGAGAAAGAGACCGTTGAAGCCTACCATATGAAAGGTAAGAGCCATGACTGCGGTAATAAACTCGGTTACATGCAGGCGTTTGTAGAATATGGGATTCGCCACCAGTCACTGGGTGAAGAATTCAAGGGTTGGTTGAAAGAGACGCTGGGTATTAAAAACTAA
- the rssA gene encoding patatin-like phospholipase RssA — translation MRKVKIGLALGSGAARGWSHIGVINALQRLGIEIDIVAGCSIGSLVGAAYSCGKLPELETWVRSFSYWDVLRLMDLSWQRGGLLRGERVFNHYRQVMPLSDFADCQRPFGAVATNLSTGRELWFTEGDIHLAVRASCSMPGLMAPVPHNGYWLVDGGVVNPIPISLTRAMGADIVIAVDLQHDAHLMQQDLMPVNTHSDETSSEERVWHERLRERLGRFTARKLVAAPTAMEIMTTSIQVLENRLKRNRMAGDPPDILIQPFCPQISTLDFHRAEAAITAGVQAVEKKMDELIPLVRTTH, via the coding sequence ATGAGAAAGGTTAAAATTGGACTGGCTTTAGGGTCGGGTGCGGCCCGGGGCTGGTCGCATATAGGTGTGATCAATGCCTTACAACGTCTTGGTATCGAAATTGATATAGTTGCAGGCTGTTCGATTGGTTCTCTGGTGGGTGCTGCGTACTCCTGTGGCAAATTACCCGAGCTGGAAACCTGGGTACGTTCTTTCAGCTACTGGGACGTGCTGCGCCTGATGGATCTCTCCTGGCAGCGTGGCGGGTTACTGCGCGGTGAACGTGTCTTCAACCACTACCGTCAGGTTATGCCGCTGAGCGACTTTGCCGATTGCCAACGTCCCTTCGGCGCCGTTGCCACCAACCTTAGCACCGGCCGGGAACTCTGGTTCACCGAAGGGGATATCCACCTGGCCGTGCGCGCCTCCTGCAGTATGCCGGGCTTAATGGCACCGGTCCCGCACAATGGTTACTGGCTGGTGGATGGCGGTGTCGTTAACCCCATTCCTATCTCCCTGACGCGCGCCATGGGCGCGGATATCGTTATTGCAGTTGATCTCCAGCATGATGCCCATCTTATGCAGCAAGACCTGATGCCAGTAAACACGCATTCTGATGAAACCAGTAGCGAGGAGCGAGTATGGCATGAACGCCTTCGTGAAAGGTTAGGGCGCTTTACTGCGCGTAAGCTGGTTGCGGCACCTACGGCAATGGAAATTATGACGACCTCCATCCAGGTGCTAGAAAATCGCCTAAAACGCAACCGCATGGCGGGCGATCCACCTGATATTCTGATTCAACCTTTTTGTCCGCAAATCTCGACGCTCGATTTTCATCGGGCAGAAGCAGCCATTACGGCAGGCGTGCAAGCTGTCGAAAAGAAAATGGATGAATTGATACCTTTGGTGCGCACGACACACTGA
- the rssB gene encoding two-component system response regulator RssB encodes MTQPLAGKHILIVEDEPVFRSLLDSWLSSLGATTALAGDGIDALEIMMSMKPDLMICDLAMPRMNGLALVEHLRNEGDQTPVLVISATENMADIAKALRLGVQDVLLKPVKDLNRLRETVFACLYPNMFNSRVEEEERLFQDWDALVNNPHAAAKLLKELQPPVQQIIAECKVNYRQLVAADKPGLVLDIAPLSDNDLAFYCLDVTRAGDNGVLAALLLRALFNGLLQEQLSHQRQRLPELGSLLKQVNQLLRQANLPGQFPLLVGYYHSGLKNLILVSAGLNATLNTGEHHIQVSNGVPLGTLGNTYLNQISHRCASWQCQIWGAGGRLRLMLSTE; translated from the coding sequence ATGACGCAACCATTGGCCGGAAAACATATCCTGATTGTCGAAGACGAGCCCGTTTTCCGTTCACTGCTTGACTCCTGGCTCTCATCGTTAGGTGCAACAACAGCACTGGCCGGTGATGGTATCGACGCACTGGAAATTATGATGAGCATGAAGCCCGATCTGATGATCTGCGATCTCGCCATGCCGCGTATGAATGGCCTGGCGCTCGTCGAGCACCTCCGCAATGAAGGCGATCAGACGCCCGTGCTGGTGATTTCAGCCACCGAGAATATGGCTGACATCGCGAAAGCGCTTCGTCTGGGCGTGCAGGACGTACTGCTCAAACCAGTGAAAGATCTCAATCGTCTGCGGGAAACCGTCTTCGCCTGCCTTTATCCCAATATGTTCAATTCACGTGTGGAAGAGGAAGAACGTCTCTTCCAGGATTGGGATGCACTGGTCAATAACCCCCATGCAGCAGCGAAATTACTGAAAGAGTTACAGCCTCCGGTTCAGCAGATCATCGCCGAGTGCAAGGTTAATTATCGCCAGCTGGTTGCTGCCGACAAGCCGGGACTGGTGCTGGATATTGCACCGTTATCGGATAACGATCTGGCATTTTATTGTCTGGATGTTACCCGCGCAGGGGATAATGGCGTCCTGGCTGCTTTATTGTTACGCGCATTGTTTAACGGTTTATTGCAAGAACAGCTTTCTCATCAGCGGCAGCGGCTCCCCGAGTTGGGCAGCTTGCTTAAACAGGTTAATCAACTGCTGCGTCAGGCAAATTTACCGGGACAATTTCCGTTGCTGGTGGGTTATTACCATAGCGGTTTAAAAAATTTGATTTTGGTCTCCGCTGGGCTTAATGCCACGCTTAATACTGGGGAACATCATATTCAGGTCAGTAACGGCGTCCCTTTAGGTACTTTAGGAAATACCTATCTAAACCAAATAAGTCACCGCTGCGCATCCTGGCAGTGTCAAATTTGGGGGGCAGGCGGCCGTTTACGCTTAATGTTGTCTACGGAATAA
- the narH gene encoding nitrate reductase subunit beta, with the protein MKIRSQVGMVLNLDKCIGCHTCSVTCKNVWTSREGTEYAWFNNVETKPGTGFPTNWEDQEKYKGGWIRKINGKIQPRMGNRAMLLGKIFANPHLPGIDDYYEPFDFDYQNLHNAAEGKHQPIARPRSLITGQRMNKIEKGPNWEDDLGGEFEKLSKDKNFENMQKAMYGQFENTFMMYLPRLCEHCLNPACVATCPSGAIYKREEDGIVLIDQDKCRGWRMCITGCPYKKIYFNWKSGKSEKCIFCYPRIEAGMPTVCSESCVGRIRYLGVLLYDADAIETAASTENEKDLYQRQLDVFLDPNDPKVIAQALKDGVPQSVIDAAQQSPVYKMAMDWKLALPLHPEYRTLPMVWYVPPLSPIQSAADAGELGSNGILPDVESLRIPVQYLANLLTAGDTQPVLLALKRMLAMRHFKRTETVDGVIDTRALEEVGLTEAQAQEMYRYLAIANYEDRFVVPSSHREQAREAFPEKSGCGFTFGDGCHGSDTKFNLFNSRRIDAMDVTSKTEPHQ; encoded by the coding sequence ATGAAAATTCGTTCACAAGTCGGCATGGTGCTGAATTTGGATAAATGCATCGGCTGTCATACCTGCTCAGTCACCTGTAAAAACGTCTGGACCAGCCGTGAAGGTACGGAATATGCCTGGTTTAACAACGTTGAAACCAAGCCAGGCACCGGTTTCCCGACCAACTGGGAAGACCAGGAAAAATACAAGGGCGGCTGGATCCGCAAAATCAACGGCAAAATTCAGCCGCGCATGGGTAACCGTGCCATGCTGCTGGGTAAAATCTTCGCAAACCCGCATCTGCCGGGCATCGACGATTACTACGAGCCGTTTGATTTTGACTATCAGAACCTGCATAACGCCGCAGAAGGTAAGCACCAGCCGATTGCACGCCCTCGCTCCCTGATCACCGGGCAGCGCATGAATAAGATCGAGAAAGGTCCGAACTGGGAAGACGATCTGGGCGGTGAGTTCGAGAAACTGTCGAAAGACAAAAACTTCGAGAACATGCAGAAGGCGATGTACGGCCAGTTTGAAAACACTTTCATGATGTACCTGCCGCGTCTGTGCGAACACTGCCTGAACCCGGCATGTGTGGCGACCTGTCCGAGCGGTGCTATCTACAAGCGTGAAGAGGACGGCATCGTACTGATTGACCAGGACAAGTGCCGCGGCTGGCGTATGTGTATCACCGGTTGCCCGTACAAGAAAATCTACTTCAACTGGAAGAGCGGTAAATCCGAGAAGTGCATCTTCTGCTATCCGCGTATCGAAGCGGGTATGCCGACGGTCTGTTCCGAAAGCTGCGTGGGCCGTATCCGTTACCTCGGCGTGCTGCTGTACGACGCGGACGCGATTGAAACCGCAGCCAGCACTGAGAACGAAAAAGATCTGTATCAGCGCCAGCTGGACGTGTTCCTCGATCCGAACGATCCGAAAGTGATTGCCCAGGCGCTGAAAGATGGCGTACCGCAGAGCGTGATCGACGCGGCGCAGCAATCGCCGGTGTACAAAATGGCGATGGACTGGAAGCTGGCGCTGCCGCTGCATCCGGAATACCGCACGCTGCCGATGGTCTGGTATGTGCCGCCTCTGTCTCCGATTCAGTCTGCGGCTGACGCAGGTGAACTGGGCAGCAATGGCATTCTGCCGGACGTAGAAAGCCTGCGTATCCCGGTTCAGTATCTGGCGAACCTGCTCACCGCAGGTGACACCCAGCCGGTTCTGCTGGCGCTGAAACGTATGCTGGCAATGCGTCACTTCAAACGTACTGAAACCGTGGACGGTGTGATTGATACCCGTGCCCTGGAAGAGGTAGGTCTGACGGAAGCGCAGGCGCAGGAGATGTACCGCTATCTGGCGATTGCGAACTACGAAGACCGTTTCGTGGTGCCGAGCAGCCACCGTGAGCAGGCGCGCGAAGCCTTCCCGGAAAAAAGCGGATGTGGTTTTACCTTTGGTGATGGTTGCCACGGGTCTGACACCAAATTCAACCTGTTCAACAGCCGCCGCATCGATGCCATGGATGTGACCAGCAAAACGGAGCCGCACCAATGA
- a CDS encoding DMT family transporter, which yields MQDIHKGVWQMGLAMLISGSIGAFVLLSGLPVTDVVFWRCAIGAVTLLAFIRIGNKPFSTLTRTALALAVIGGVALVVNWLLLFAAYTRISIGLSTVVYNTQPFMLVMMGMFLGERVTLVKWGWLLLAFTGVVILLSSELTGGHNAEWLTGIGLALGAAFFYALTAIITRKLSSVTPQHIAFIQVLVGVVMLLPMAHMPTFSGNFPWPILLTLGVVHTGIMYQLLYSAIQKLPTPITGSLSFIYPVVAILVDNLVFGHSLNLTQLAGGALILFAAAGNNLGWGEKKPRECGVDIKTVD from the coding sequence ATGCAAGATATTCATAAAGGCGTCTGGCAGATGGGTCTGGCGATGCTCATTTCAGGCTCAATTGGCGCGTTTGTTCTTCTTTCTGGTCTGCCGGTGACGGACGTCGTTTTCTGGCGCTGCGCGATCGGCGCCGTGACGCTGCTGGCTTTTATTCGGATCGGCAATAAACCGTTCAGTACGCTCACCCGCACTGCACTGGCGCTGGCAGTTATCGGCGGGGTCGCCCTGGTGGTGAACTGGTTACTTCTTTTCGCGGCCTATACGCGCATCTCGATTGGCCTGTCGACGGTGGTCTATAACACTCAGCCTTTCATGCTGGTAATGATGGGGATGTTTTTAGGAGAACGCGTCACTCTGGTGAAATGGGGGTGGCTGCTGCTCGCTTTTACGGGCGTGGTGATTTTGCTCTCCAGTGAACTTACCGGTGGCCATAACGCTGAATGGCTTACGGGCATCGGGCTGGCGCTCGGCGCGGCTTTTTTCTATGCGCTTACAGCAATCATTACCCGTAAGCTCTCCTCCGTCACGCCGCAACATATTGCCTTTATCCAGGTACTGGTGGGGGTGGTGATGCTGTTGCCGATGGCGCATATGCCAACGTTTTCGGGCAACTTCCCGTGGCCCATTTTGCTCACCCTTGGGGTCGTCCATACCGGCATCATGTATCAGTTGCTCTACAGCGCCATTCAGAAACTACCAACGCCCATCACCGGCTCCCTCTCTTTTATCTATCCGGTAGTGGCTATCCTGGTCGATAACCTGGTGTTTGGTCACTCACTGAATCTGACACAGCTGGCGGGCGGCGCACTGATACTGTTTGCGGCGGCGGGTAACAATCTGGGCTGGGGCGAAAAAAAACCCCGCGAGTGCGGGGTTGATATCAAAACGGTGGATTAG
- the narI gene encoding respiratory nitrate reductase subunit gamma produces the protein MHFLNMFFFDIYPYIVGTVFLVGSWLRYDYGQYSWRAASSQMLDRKGMNLASNLFHIGILGIFAGHFLGMLTPHWMYEAWLPIEVKQKMAMLAGGACGVMTLVGGLLLLKRRLFSPRVRATTTGADILILTLLMVQCALGLLTIPFSAQHMDGSEMMKLVGWAQSVVTFHGGASEHLDGVAFVFRVHLVLGMTLFVLFPFSRLVHIWSAPVEYLTRRYQLVRARR, from the coding sequence ATGCACTTCCTGAATATGTTCTTCTTTGACATCTACCCGTACATTGTGGGCACCGTATTCCTGGTGGGAAGCTGGCTGCGTTATGACTATGGCCAGTATAGCTGGCGTGCGGCCTCCAGCCAGATGCTGGACCGCAAGGGGATGAACCTGGCCTCTAACCTGTTCCACATCGGGATCCTGGGGATTTTCGCCGGTCACTTCCTGGGGATGCTAACGCCGCACTGGATGTATGAAGCCTGGCTGCCGATCGAAGTGAAACAGAAAATGGCGATGCTGGCAGGCGGCGCCTGCGGGGTGATGACCCTGGTGGGGGGCTTATTACTGCTGAAACGCCGTCTGTTTAGCCCACGCGTGCGTGCGACGACTACCGGCGCGGATATTCTGATCCTTACCCTGCTGATGGTGCAGTGTGCGCTCGGCCTGCTGACCATTCCGTTCTCTGCGCAGCATATGGACGGCAGTGAGATGATGAAGCTCGTGGGGTGGGCCCAATCCGTGGTGACCTTCCACGGCGGGGCCTCTGAGCATCTGGACGGCGTGGCCTTTGTCTTCCGCGTGCACCTGGTGCTGGGGATGACGCTGTTTGTGCTGTTCCCGTTCTCACGTTTGGTGCACATCTGGAGCGCGCCGGTAGAGTACCTGACGCGCAGATACCAGCTGGTACGTGCCCGTCGCTAA
- the narJ gene encoding nitrate reductase molybdenum cofactor assembly chaperone, producing the protein MIELVIVSRLLEYPDAALAQHQQELFDALASSENLDKADAQKLGVFLRDLLARDLLDAQADYSQLFDRGRATSLLLFEHVHGESRDRGQAMVDLMAQYEQHGLQLDSRELPDHLPLYLEYLAQLPKEEALGGLQDIAPILALLNARLQQRESAYAVLFELLVKLAKAAIDSEKVAEKIADEARDDTPQALDAVWEEEQVKFFADQNCGESEISAHQRRFAGAVAPQYLNISNGGQQ; encoded by the coding sequence ATGATTGAACTTGTCATTGTTTCGCGTCTGCTCGAGTACCCGGATGCTGCGCTTGCGCAGCATCAACAGGAACTCTTCGATGCACTCGCGTCATCTGAAAATCTGGATAAAGCCGATGCCCAGAAGCTGGGCGTGTTCCTGCGCGATCTGCTTGCGCGCGATCTGCTTGATGCGCAGGCAGACTACAGCCAGCTGTTCGACCGTGGCCGCGCAACCTCGCTGCTGCTGTTCGAACACGTACACGGTGAATCCCGCGACCGCGGTCAGGCGATGGTGGATCTGATGGCGCAGTACGAGCAGCATGGCCTGCAGCTCGACAGCCGTGAGCTGCCGGATCATCTGCCGCTCTATCTGGAGTATCTGGCGCAGCTGCCGAAAGAAGAGGCGCTGGGCGGTTTGCAGGATATCGCGCCGATTCTGGCATTGCTGAACGCGCGTCTGCAACAGCGTGAAAGTGCGTATGCCGTTCTGTTCGAACTGCTGGTGAAACTGGCAAAAGCGGCAATCGACAGTGAGAAAGTGGCGGAAAAAATCGCGGACGAAGCCCGCGATGATACCCCACAGGCGCTGGATGCCGTCTGGGAAGAGGAGCAGGTGAAATTCTTTGCTGACCAGAATTGCGGCGAGTCTGAAATCTCGGCTCACCAGCGTCGTTTTGCCGGAGCCGTTGCCCCGCAATATTTGAATATCTCTAACGGAGGACAGCAATAA
- the purU gene encoding formyltetrahydrofolate deformylase, which produces MQSIQRKVLRTICPDQKGLIARITNICYKHELNIVQNNEFVDHRTGRFFMRTELEGIFNDATLLADLDGALPEGSVRELTPAGRRRIVILVTKEAHCLGDLLMKANYGGLDVEIAAVIGNHDTLRTLVERFDIPFQLVSHEGHTREEHDALMADAIDAYNPDYVVLAKYMRVLTPSFVARFPNKIINIHHSFLPAFIGARPYHQAYERGVKIIGATAHYVNDNLDEGPIIMQDVIHVNHTYTAEDMMRAGRDVEKNVLSRALYQVLAQRVFVYGNRTIIL; this is translated from the coding sequence ATGCAATCAATTCAACGCAAAGTCTTGCGCACTATTTGTCCTGACCAGAAAGGTCTCATCGCCCGTATTACCAACATTTGTTACAAGCACGAACTGAATATTGTGCAAAATAATGAGTTTGTTGATCATCGCACCGGCCGTTTCTTTATGCGTACCGAGCTGGAAGGGATTTTTAACGACGCCACGCTGCTGGCGGATCTGGATGGTGCGTTGCCGGAAGGTTCGGTTCGCGAGTTAACCCCAGCGGGTCGTCGTCGCATTGTCATTCTGGTCACTAAAGAGGCGCATTGCTTGGGTGATCTGCTGATGAAAGCGAACTACGGCGGGCTGGATGTGGAGATCGCTGCGGTAATTGGCAACCACGATACCCTGCGCACGTTGGTTGAACGTTTTGATATTCCTTTCCAGTTGGTCAGCCACGAGGGGCATACCCGCGAAGAGCATGATGCGTTAATGGCAGATGCCATTGATGCCTATAACCCGGATTACGTGGTTCTGGCGAAATATATGCGCGTATTAACCCCCTCTTTCGTGGCGCGTTTCCCGAACAAGATTATCAATATTCACCACTCGTTCCTGCCTGCCTTTATCGGCGCGCGCCCTTATCATCAGGCCTATGAGCGTGGTGTTAAAATCATTGGCGCCACTGCACACTACGTGAACGATAACCTGGATGAGGGTCCTATCATCATGCAGGACGTGATTCATGTGAATCATACCTATACCGCAGAGGATATGATGCGTGCCGGACGCGATGTTGAGAAAAACGTCTTAAGCCGCGCGTTGTATCAGGTGCTGGCGCAACGTGTGTTCGTCTACGGTAACAGAACAATTATTCTTTAA
- a CDS encoding YchJ family protein, translating to MSQLCPCGSALEYSLCCQRYLSGEQVAPDPSHLMRSRYSAFVSRDANYLIKTWHPSCQAETFRQEIEAGFAHTEWRGLTLFDTATGHDENEGFVSFVARFSEQGKAGAIIERSRFLKEGGQWYYIDGTRPQFGRNDPCPCGSGKKFKKCCGQ from the coding sequence GTGTCTCAACTCTGTCCCTGTGGTAGCGCTCTCGAGTATAGCCTATGTTGCCAGCGATATCTTTCTGGTGAACAGGTTGCTCCTGATCCGTCACACCTTATGCGTTCACGTTACAGTGCTTTTGTGAGCCGTGACGCAAACTATCTGATAAAAACCTGGCATCCATCCTGTCAGGCTGAGACTTTTCGCCAGGAGATTGAAGCCGGTTTTGCTCATACCGAATGGCGCGGCCTCACCCTTTTTGACACGGCCACAGGCCATGACGAAAACGAAGGTTTTGTCAGCTTTGTCGCCCGATTTTCCGAGCAGGGAAAAGCCGGGGCGATTATCGAGCGTTCCCGTTTCTTAAAGGAAGGGGGACAGTGGTACTATATTGATGGTACTCGTCCGCAGTTTGGCCGTAATGACCCCTGCCCCTGCGGATCAGGTAAAAAATTTAAAAAGTGCTGCGGGCAGTAG
- a CDS encoding Lrp/AsnC family transcriptional regulator, with amino-acid sequence MESLLDEIDRQILACLVEDARMSLKVLSSRVGLTSPSTAERLKRLEERGVIQGYGARVDLAALGYTLQALVRVRPLPGLLHKVDKYIQAMPECIESDKVTGEDCFVIRLVVRSIGQLDTLLDGLAEHAQCNTSIVKSSPVKRRLPPM; translated from the coding sequence ATGGAAAGCCTGCTTGATGAAATCGATCGGCAAATACTGGCCTGTCTGGTTGAAGATGCGCGCATGTCGTTAAAGGTTCTTAGCAGCCGGGTTGGACTGACATCGCCCAGCACGGCCGAACGTCTGAAGCGGCTCGAAGAGCGTGGCGTGATTCAGGGTTATGGCGCACGCGTGGATCTCGCGGCGTTGGGGTATACCTTGCAGGCGCTGGTGCGCGTGCGGCCATTGCCAGGGTTACTGCACAAGGTCGATAAGTATATTCAGGCCATGCCTGAGTGCATTGAAAGCGATAAGGTCACGGGGGAGGATTGCTTTGTGATCAGGCTGGTGGTGCGCTCTATCGGTCAACTGGATACGCTGCTGGACGGTCTGGCTGAACATGCCCAGTGCAACACGTCAATCGTGAAGAGTTCGCCGGTGAAACGCCGGTTGCCGCCGATGTAA
- the hns gene encoding histone-like nucleoid-structuring protein H-NS — protein MSEALKILNNIRTLRAQSRECTLETLEEMLEKLEVVVNERREEENAAAAEIEERTRKLQQYREMLIADGIDPNELLNSMAAAKSGTKAKRAARPAKYSYIDENGESKTWTGQGRTPAVIKKAMDEQGKQLDDFLIKE, from the coding sequence ATGAGCGAAGCACTTAAAATTCTGAACAACATCCGTACTCTTCGCGCGCAGTCAAGAGAATGCACACTTGAAACGCTTGAAGAAATGCTGGAAAAATTAGAAGTCGTAGTTAATGAGCGTCGTGAAGAAGAAAATGCTGCTGCTGCAGAAATCGAAGAGCGTACTCGTAAACTGCAACAATATCGCGAAATGCTGATTGCTGATGGTATTGATCCTAACGAATTACTGAACAGCATGGCTGCGGCTAAATCTGGCACCAAGGCTAAACGCGCAGCTCGTCCGGCTAAATATAGCTACATCGATGAGAACGGCGAATCTAAAACCTGGACTGGCCAGGGCCGTACCCCAGCTGTTATCAAGAAAGCCATGGATGAACAAGGCAAACAGCTGGACGACTTCCTGATCAAGGAATAA
- the tdk gene encoding thymidine kinase translates to MAQLYFYYSAMNAGKSTALLQSSYNYQERGMRTVVYTAEIDDRFGSGKVSSRIGLSSPARLYNPQTSLLEDIRAEHARQPIHCVLVDESQFLTRQQVHELSEVVDELDIPVLCYGLRTDFRGELFIGSQYLLAWSDKLVELKTICFCGRKASMVLRLDQHGKPYAEGEQVVIGGNERYVSVCRKHYKDALVVGSLTAIQEAYRR, encoded by the coding sequence ATGGCACAACTGTATTTTTACTATTCAGCAATGAACGCCGGTAAGTCGACGGCGCTGCTGCAATCCTCCTACAATTACCAGGAACGCGGGATGCGGACTGTCGTCTATACCGCTGAGATTGACGATCGCTTTGGCAGCGGTAAAGTCAGTTCACGAATTGGACTCTCTTCTCCCGCCCGGCTTTATAACCCGCAGACCAGCCTGCTGGAGGATATCCGCGCCGAACATGCGCGTCAGCCCATCCACTGCGTGCTGGTCGATGAGAGCCAATTTTTAACCCGTCAGCAGGTTCATGAACTTTCAGAAGTGGTCGATGAACTGGATATTCCCGTGCTCTGTTATGGCCTGCGTACGGATTTTCGTGGTGAGTTGTTTATTGGCAGCCAGTATTTGTTGGCATGGTCAGATAAACTGGTGGAATTGAAAACCATCTGTTTCTGCGGACGTAAGGCGAGCATGGTGCTGCGTCTGGATCAGCATGGTAAACCTTATGCAGAAGGGGAGCAGGTGGTAATAGGGGGGAACGAACGTTACGTATCGGTATGCCGCAAGCATTATAAGGACGCGCTGGTAGTAGGCTCCCTGACCGCAATTCAAGAAGCCTACCGCCGTTAA